In one window of Arctopsyche grandis isolate Sample6627 chromosome 6, ASM5162203v2, whole genome shotgun sequence DNA:
- the LOC143913873 gene encoding tRNA (guanine(10)-N(2))-methyltransferase TRMT11, giving the protein MTLVRCVKWFSTTITSVKMPKRYLLWFAHEHLEFRRPEIDSIISLFDIKLKFLEEPLNDVLYWIVELESEDLAKKIASRSISLRWCIELWGRAKTSDEMHKVLNESIVNKTQDWISSGDELNSCLACPRRIMEPHFSSENTFRFTVETFCKHFQSEDKIKKIENFNYMPFKGSVSLKNPEVDIMFLEYYGLDPNNIPETPHDVFVGRRIAEGQRNLISKLSLKHRKFIGNTSMDAQLSVLMANQAQVKYGDTVIDPFVGSGSLLVAAAEFGGYVWGTDMDFLMLHARSRPTRIKQKIREKDESIRANMQQYKRQHQYLDVVVSDFSMPLWRTSLKFDAIITDPPYGIRESTERIGIERQNYSLSPEHLVNHIPSKIDYNLPEIFEDLLNFAALHLCIGKKLVFWYPCYRGDYDVNKLPRHPCLKLNANSEQILSKLTSRRLLTYEKTMDLSNNNLYSSEKTFDTNGISEDDFRTKYFNSQDQTRKERKEESRRKLEESMKYIKIRNELSKNNETP; this is encoded by the exons ATGACATTAGTTCGATGTGTCAAATGGTTCAGTACTACAATAACATCAGTCAAGATGCCCAAAAGATATCTGCTGTGGTTTGCTCATGAACATCTTGAGTTTCGTCGTCCT GAAATCGACTCAATAATATcactttttgatataaaattaaaattcctcGAAGAGCCTTTGAACGATGTGCTATATTGGATCGTAGAACTGGAATCTGAAGATTTGGCTAAGAAGATCGCCTCCAGGTCCATCTCGTTACGATGGTGCATCGAATTATGGGGCAGGGCAAAGACCTCGGATGAAATGCATAAAGTTTTGAACGAATCCATCGTGAACAAAACCCAAGATTGGATCTCTTCCGGAGACGAGTTGAATTCTTGCTTAGCGTGTCCGAGGCGTATAATGGAGCCGCACTTTTCGTCCGAAAACACATTTAGATTCACCGTCGAAACCTTCTGCAAACATTTCCAGAGCGAGgacaaaattaagaaaatagag AATTTCAATTACATGCCATTCAAAGGATCCGTGTCACTGAAAAACCCCGAGGTGGATATCATGTTCTTAGAATATTACGGATTAGATCCGAATAACATTCCAGAAACACCTCACGACGTGTTTGTCGGTAGACGT atagCTGAAGGCCAACGAAATCTTATATCGAAACTGTCGTTAAAACATCGCAAGTTCATCGGGAATACAAGCATGGACGCTCAACTCTCCGTGCTGATGGCCAACCAAGCTCAGGTCAAGTACGGAGACACGGTGATCGACCCTTTCGTAGGTAGCGGGTCACTTTTGGTTGCCGCTGCTGAATTCGGAG GCTACGTTTGGGGTACAGATATGGACTTTCTAATGCTTCACGCGAGATCAAGACCCACGAGAATAAAACAAAAG ATTAGAGAGAAGGACGAAAGTATCAGAGCCAATATGCAGCAGTATAAAAGGCAACATCAGTATTTAGACGTTGTCGTTAGTGATTTTTCAATGCCTTTATGGAGAACTTCGTTGAAATTTGACGCTATTATTACAGATC CGCCGTACGGAATTAGGGAGTCGACTGAAAGAATAGGAATCGAGCGTCAAAATTACTCACTTTCTCCAGAACATTTAGTGAATCACATTCCCTCCAAAATAGACTACAATTTGCCTGAAATATTTGAAGACTTGTTAAATTTTGCAGCGTTGCATTTATGTATAGGGAAAAAATTGGTTTTTTGGTATCCGTGCTACAG gGGGGATTACGACGTTAATAAACTGCCACGTCATCCATGCCTTAAATTAAATGCCAATTCAGAACAAATTCTCAGTAAGCTGACTTCTCGACGACTATTGACGTACGAAAAGACAATGGATCTGTCGAATAATAATTTGTACAGCTCCGAGAAGACATTCGATACAAACGGCATTTCCGAAGATGACTTTCGAACAAAATACTTTAACTCACAGGATCAAACTAGGAAAGAAAGAAAAGAAGAGAGCAGAAGAAAGTTGGAAGAAAgtatgaaatatattaaaataaggaA
- the ppan gene encoding brix domain-containing protein peter pan, protein MGRRKGGTGRCSRKNRAAKAAPEPENITKAPHSFVIHRGLPSKHTTELTRDFRQLMEPFTASQLKERKNNSIKDFVSVAGYLHVSHMCVFSMTKLGLYLKISRMPRGPTLTFKVHNFSFSRDVISSLKKQYFLKRAFHSSPLIVMNSFSGEGMHLKLMANMFQNMFPTINVSNIKLKTIRRCVLLNYNPDTKLVDFRHYYVKMSPVGLTRGTKKIVQGKVPNLSRCADMAEFFEKAGMLSESEQEDDPSAQVVLPQTLSSRGARADGQSAVRLSELGPRLTMQLVKIEDGLMDGEVLFHEFINKTEDEKEEIRKKREAKRKLKENRKKVQNENVKQKEVMKEEHKKKSLDGIKKKKEKTETQRLMEMAAAESLRESGGMEEDDDAEYYRQEVGEEPEYDLFTKKSDNRKRRQPSDDTKLRVPKKKVKFDESVKKEYRSAGSSKDNRNSGKFKKRNDSTKPDRDGKKWKGGRSGHPKYGWKARNAEDEQDNKSSKNDRGPKFGKSKGSFKNNDKKPGKGRKVLGSKVQKFKKGFKKR, encoded by the exons ATGGGACGTCGTAAAGGTGGCACTGGTCGATGCTCCAGAAAAAATCGAGCCGCCAAAGCAGCTCCAGAACCGGAAAATATCACCAAAGCTCCTCACTCCTTCGTCATACACCGAGGATTACCATCCAAACATACCACAGAACTCACCAGAGACTTCAGACAACTGATGGAACCCTTTACGGCTTCCCAACTCAAA GAAAGAAAAAACAACAGTATCAAAGATTTTGTCTCCGTTGCTGGATACCTACACGTGTCTCATATGTGTGTGTTCAGCATGACGAAGCTAggcttatatttgaaaatttcgaGGATGCCAAGAGGTCCCACATTGACGTTCAAAGTTCACAATTTCTCCTTCTCGCGAGACGTTATATCTAGTTTGAAAAAGCAGTACTTTTTGAAAAGAGCCTTTCACAGTTCGCCACTTATCGTGATGAACAGTTTTTCCGGCGAAGGAATGCACTTGAAGTTGATGGCTAAcatgtttcaaaatatgttccCAACAATAAACGTTTCTAAT ATTAAACTTAAAACTATACGAAGGTGTGTTTTGTTGAATTACAATCCAGACACAAAACTCGTCGATTTTCGACATTATTATGTTAAGATGTCGCCCGTCGGATTAACTCGGGGCACTAAAAAGATTGTCCAAGGAAAAGTGCCGAATTTAAGTCGATGTGCTGATATGGCAGAATTTTTCGAAAA GGCTGGAATGTTATCGGAGAGTGAACAAGAGGATGATCCGAGTGCTCAGGTAGTTCTGCCTCAAACTTTGAGCTCTAGAGGGGCTAGAGCTGATGGTCAATCTGCAGTGAGACTGTCAGAGCTTGGACCAAGATTGACGATGCAACTAGTGAAGATCGAGGATGGATTAATGGATGGTGAAGTTTTGTTCCACGAATTCATTAACAAAACTGAAGATGAAAAAGAAGAAATACGAAAGAAAAGAGAAGCTAAAcg GAAATTGAAAGAAAATCGCAAAAAAGTACAAAATGAAAATGTCAAACAAAAGGAAGTTATGAAAGAAgaacataagaaaaaatcatTAGATGGTATTAAAAAGAAGAAAGAGAAAACTGAAACTCAACg ACTTATGGAAATGGCCGCAGCAGAGTCTCTCAGAGAATCTGGTGGTATGGAAGAAGACGACGATGCCGAATATTATAGACAGGAAGTTGGCGAAGAGCCAGAATACG ATTTATTCACAAAGAAGTCCGATAATAGAAAGCGACGACAGCCAAGTGACGATACCAAATTACGGGTGCCTaagaaaaaagttaaatttgaCGAATCTGTCAAAAAAGAATATCGCTCTGCCGGTTCTTCTAAAGATAATCGAAATTCGGGCAAGTTTAAAAAACGCAACGATTCGACAAAACCAGACAGGGACGGTAAGAAATGGAAAGGCGGACGTTCTGGACATCCTAAATATGGTTGGAAAGCGCGAAATGCAGAAGATGAACAAGACAACAAAAGTAGTAAAAACGATCGTGGCCCGAAATTTGGAAAATCTAAGGGgtcgtttaaaaataatgataagaaaCCTGGCAAGGGAAGGAAAGTGCTCGGTTCAAAGGTTCAGAAATTCAAAAAAGGATTTAAGAAGAGATAA
- the Ppcs gene encoding phosphopantothenoylcysteine synthetase, which translates to MSTAEWEHFYASHAPPAELPEHRQQITDFCKHHQPNKIVLLTSGGTTVPLEHNTVRFVDNFSAGTRGAASAEYFLDNGYAVIFMYRQKSLEPFSRHFGGQKFLDMLEIQEKGSDVAINVKSNYINTIKPILSKYKSAHRENKILYVSFTTVSDYLWLLRVACECLTSSGANCLLYLAAAVSDFYVPSNEMPTHKMQSGEGAPVIQLQLVPKMLTPLVNNWVPRAYVVSFKLETDENLLISKSRHALNKYKHKLVIANVLQTRRHQVTFVTPETSFVINLNTEEMDSGIEIEESIVKNVISCHKEHIKQLDSH; encoded by the exons ATGTCCACAGCAGAATGGGAGCATTTCTATGCAAGTCATGCGCCTCCAGCAGAGCTCCCAGAACATCGTCAGCAAATAACAGACTTCTGCAAACATCACCAGCCTAATAAAATAGTACTCTTGACT TCTGGTGGGACGACTGTACCTTTAGAGCACAACACAGTGCGTTTCGTTGACAACTTCAGTGCCGGCACTAGAGGAGCAGCTTCTGCCGAGTATTTTTTAGACAATGGCTACGCTGTTATATTCATGTATAGACAAAAATCTTTAGAACCCTTTTCAAGACATTTTGGCGGACAGAAATTTTTAGACATGTTGGAAATTCAAGAAAAAGGCTCCGATGTTGCAATAAACG taAAGTCCAACTACATAAATACGATAAAGCCGATATTATCGAAATACAAATCAGCCCACcgggaaaataaaattttatacgtatCCTTTACAACAGTCTCCGACTACTTATGGTTGTTGAGGGTTGCTTGTGAATGTTTGACATCTTCGGGTGctaattgtttattatatttagcggCTGCCGTGTCCGACTTCTACGTTCCTAGCAACGAAATG CCTACTCATAAAATGCAATCTGGGGAAGGAGCGCCTGTTATCCAGTTACAATTGGTGCCCAAAATGTTGACTCCGCTCGTTAATAATTGGGTACCGCGAGCGTATGTGGTGTCGTTCAAATTGGAAACTGATGAAAACCTACTTATATCCAAGTCGAGGCATGCTCTCAATAAATACAAGCATAAG TTAGTGATTGCTAACGTTTTACAAACGAGACGACATCAAGTCACATTCGTCACGCCTGAGACCAGTTTCGTAATCAATTTGAATACTGAAGAAATGGATTCAGGGATCGAAATTGAAGAATCTATCGTAAAGAATGTGATATCGTGCCACAAGGAACACATCAAACAATTGGACTCTCACTGA